A genomic region of Arachis hypogaea cultivar Tifrunner chromosome 5, arahy.Tifrunner.gnm2.J5K5, whole genome shotgun sequence contains the following coding sequences:
- the LOC112800852 gene encoding uncharacterized protein isoform X1, with product MAVACRRLAQFSDFGFSKSFTFISSLRSFSQMAKSNGRRFYDASAITSGLEGQGVPTKQAQAISAGITEVLEEVQESLMERTEMLRESTETKFKAEVQRSQMQLQREIEKLRNDMEKNNRELRLARLAIDRAEIAFKAQVLTTERVIGFYCLGTIFTVCGVAFLEFLSRK from the exons ATGGCTGTGGCTTGCAGGCGATTGGCCCAATTTTCGGACTTTGGGTTCTCAAAATCGTTCACTTTCATCTCAAGTCTCAGATCATTTTCCCAGATGGCGAAATCAAATGGTCGGCGGTTCTATGATGCATCCGCTATT ACTAGCGGACTTGAGGGGCAAGGAGTGCCCACAAAGCAGGCTCAGGCAATATCTGCCGGTATAACTGAAGTTTTGGAAGAAGTACAAGAATCATTAATGGAGAGG ACTGAAATGCTTCGAGAGTCCACCGAGACGAAATTCAAAGCTGAAGTGCAGAGGTCACAG ATGCAGTTGCAACGTGAGATTGAGAAACTAAGGAATGATATGGAAAAGAATAACAGGGAATTGAG GTTGGCGAGGTTGGCTATAGATAGAGCTGAGATTGCTTTCAAAGCTCAGGTATTAACAACAGAACGTGTTATTGGATTTTATTGCCTAGGAACTATTTTTACGGTGTGTGGCGTTGCTTTTCTCGAATTTCTTAGCCGAAAATAA
- the LOC112800852 gene encoding uncharacterized protein isoform X2 yields MAVACRRLAQFSDFGFSKSFTFISSLRSFSQMAKSNGRRFYDASAITSGLEGQGVPTKQAQAISAGITEVLEEVQESLMERTEMLRESTETKFKAEVQRSQMQLQREIEKLRNDMEKNNRELRLARLAIDRAEIAFKAQGMED; encoded by the exons ATGGCTGTGGCTTGCAGGCGATTGGCCCAATTTTCGGACTTTGGGTTCTCAAAATCGTTCACTTTCATCTCAAGTCTCAGATCATTTTCCCAGATGGCGAAATCAAATGGTCGGCGGTTCTATGATGCATCCGCTATT ACTAGCGGACTTGAGGGGCAAGGAGTGCCCACAAAGCAGGCTCAGGCAATATCTGCCGGTATAACTGAAGTTTTGGAAGAAGTACAAGAATCATTAATGGAGAGG ACTGAAATGCTTCGAGAGTCCACCGAGACGAAATTCAAAGCTGAAGTGCAGAGGTCACAG ATGCAGTTGCAACGTGAGATTGAGAAACTAAGGAATGATATGGAAAAGAATAACAGGGAATTGAG GTTGGCGAGGTTGGCTATAGATAGAGCTGAGATTGCTTTCAAAGCTCAG
- the LOC140184828 gene encoding uncharacterized protein has translation MRVKVPRNFKSPDMDLYDRTTDPKHHLSNFKSRMYLTDASDATRCKAFPTTLTKAAMKWFDGLSPRSVTSFDDLSCKFLMWFSIQKDKVKHAPSLLGIKQEAGEPLRDYMERFNKACLEIQDLPTEAVIMGLVNELREGSFSQSISKRHPTSLSDVQERAEKYINMEENVKLREPNWRPGHSHSLKEKEREPKKKEEVGLERTRRYHSYTPLKVFQVDVYREICHTERLQPPRPIKNKKKGSRGDYCEYHKMYGHSTNDYYDLKNVIEKLVREGRLDRYLMKRSDNHGKIKRDNGDRRDPPPQTPERHIHMISGGFAGGRLTKSSRKRHLKRVYQVGSEALDLPTISFTKEDGTLVDQGSSADILFKPAFDKLGLDEKELKAYPDTLYGLGDTPIKPLGFIPLHTTFGNGENPKL, from the exons atgagggtaaaggttccaaggaacttcaaaagTCCTGACATGGACCTCTATGATAGGACCacagatccaaagcatcatctgagcaattTTAAAAGTCGAATGTATTTGACCGACGCTTCTGACGCTACTCGCTGTAAAGCTTTCCCGACTACTTtgacgaaagcagcgatgaagtggttcgatggTCTTTCCCCAAGGTCGGTGACTAGCTTCGACGACCTCTCGTGCAAATTTTTGATGTGGTTCTcgatccagaaggacaaagtaaaacacgcaccgagcctcctgggcaTAAAGCAGGAGGCAGGAGAACCTTTAAgagactacatggaaaggttcaataaagcgtGCCTAGAGATCCAGGACCTGCCCACAGAAGCAGTAATAATGGGCCTAGTAAATGAACTCAGGGAAGGCTCTTTCtcccagtccatatcaaaaaggcacccgACCTCCTTGagcgatgtacaggaaagagctgagaagtacatcaatatggaggaaaatgtTAAATTGCGAGAGCCAAACTGGCGACCAGGACACTCTCACTctttaaaagagaaagaaagagaacccaagaaaaaagaggaggtcGGCCTCGAAAGGACGAGgagatatcactcttatactcctctaaaagttTTCCAAGTTGACGTATACAGGGAAATCTGCCATACTGAAAGACTACAACCCCCTAGGCccatcaaaaacaaaaagaagggaAGTCGCGgcgattactgtgagtaccataagatgtATGGTCACTCGACAAACGACtactacgaccttaaaaatgtgatagaaaagttggTTAGGGAGGGTcgacttgacagatatctcatgaaAAGGTCAGACAATCATGGGAAAATAAAGCGAGATAACGGGGACCGAAGAGATCCACCACCACAAACCCCAgagagacatatacatatgatctcaggGGGATTTGCGGGAGGGAGACTCACCAAATCATCTCGTAAGAGACACCTAAAGCGAGTCTACCAGGTTGGGAGTGAGGCACTTGACCTCCCAACTAtctcattcaccaaagaagatgg aactttAGTAGATCAGGGGAGTTCAGCTGACATCCTTTTCAAGCCAGCATTCGACAAGCTAGGGTTGGATGAAAAGGAGCTAAAAGCTTACCCTGACACCCTATATGGGCTAGGCGACAcaccaataaaaccactagggTTCATACCCCTCCACACGACTTTTGGAAATGGggaaaatccaaaactctga